The Mycteria americana isolate JAX WOST 10 ecotype Jacksonville Zoo and Gardens chromosome 18, USCA_MyAme_1.0, whole genome shotgun sequence region GTCAAATTAGACTGATGCACTAGAATCCATTCTAGTTAGGTGTGCTTAAATTAAAATGACTGCTTTAGTGTATTTTGAGACTTAGTGAAATAGATTAATTTGAATACTCCAGGTACAGATGGCTGTCTCCTTCAAAATAGTTTAGAAGTGTAAGCCAGAAGGAAAGTTTAGATAATCAGCTCTTTTGCTGTACATTGTTTCCACTGTTTATTTCCTGAGTATGAAAATGAGATGGTTTGTGATGTCTCAGCAGGCATACATGTCATCCATTTTATAAAACAGTGGGACTTAGTTTAGGAGAATGGTAATATGTACCTAACACTTGAATAATGCTTTTCATCCATAGGTCTGGAAACATGTCAAAAAGATGACTCTCATTACCCCAGTTGTATAAAAAGAGGCAGAGACACAAAGGACTTGCACAGATGCATACCCCCAGTTCATACCAAATCCAGGAGTATAATTTGGGGATCTTCACTCACTGTATCCTGTGCTGTCTTTGCTACAAGTGGTCAAGATTCTGACCTGTACGTAGAAACTGGATCATATTAAATGTGTTTCTTGTTTGATGGTGTTAACCCTTCTTGTACCACCTACTACTATGAATTTGTGCTCAGTAGGATCATATAGCAACAGAAATCCTAGACAGTTTTTGTAGTGCTGTGAACACCATACCCTATGACCGTATATAATGAAGGTGCATGTGCCTAGGAGTTTGAATTCAAAGTTTGTAATCCTGGCTAAATCTTAGGTGCAAGATTCATTGTCTGGGCCTACACGAGTCCTGGGTTACGGAAAAAATATGGTATGGGAAAAGAATATAAGAGGAATTAAGAGGTGAATCAGTGCCACATGTGACAATGAAACTAAATTATTtgcccaaaaccacaaacaatcTTGGCTGCAAAACCAGGTTTAGGACAAAAAAACAGTTTCCCAAGCTACTCTTTACGCCACTAGAACCACAACATCTTGCAATCAAATGCCTTATCAAGCCTTTTGGGAAGGACCTCATTTCCATAAGTTTTAAGGAACTGGTAGTTTTTACTTCAGCTTATATTAATCTTTCAGTCTTTGTAGTTTGCTGGAGTAGTCAAAGTGAGATCCAGTTCTGATCTGAAAGACCAGTGGAGCAAATATTGCAGCCAGATTTGCACATGCTATTTTGTTCATGTGTCTTTGTTTTGCCTGACATAGTGTTGCAGACAGTTTAGAGCTGCTTGGAAGGTCACTTTTTTGGTGATCAAAGGGAAAATACGCAAGTATAGTAATGATGCAGTTACTACCCCCTGTGGGGGCGTCAGCGGTTTGGAAACCCTTGGTGGATTTCGCtggcaattttttgttgttgttgttgtattcATAAATAtagaattatgtttttaaaaggcgAGTTGATGTGTGAATATTTTCATGGCATTGCTATGAACAGGAGGGACCCCAGTGTATTTTTACAGTGTGCAGTAACTATTCACTGAATGAGTAATGTATTGGTAAGTTTATCTTCCAGCTGAATTAAGTTTTAAGTCACAATCGAATGAATTTTTACATCAGTTGATaggaatattttattgaaataatattCAGCTGTGGTTGAATTTACAGTTGTGATTTTAACTGTACACTTTAAAGGAgcttctgtttttataaataaaactgaaaaatatgctgCAAAGAACTGTTTCAAGTGTGTGTTTACTTTTGTTGTTTGGTAACTTCTAGAAAATATTCAGTACGTTTTTCTGATTGTACATAGGTGTTGAGGTTGTGGGTACAGTCAAAATGGTGATGTAGTGGCCATTCAtcctgttttgtttggggttttgtgggtttttttaatctcactttaCCTTGCCCGCTTCAGGATGTGTTATTTCCTTTCTAATTGCATCCCACAAAGAGCAAGTACCTTTTGAATGTAAAGAATTATATTTGGATGTGTAAGCTGTTGGGGTTTGGCATGCAGGATCTAAAGCTTCTGTCTGTGCTGATTTTGTTAGAAAAGGTAAATAATAAACACCCTGGGAGCACTTTGGCCCCACCATGCTAAAATTTGTGTGCTAGAGGAAGTGCAAAGAAACAATTCGTAGATTTAATTCACAGGCATGTCTCAAAGAGCAATGAAGTTCTTAACTAATTGCAGAGAAACAATTCGctcatctttttctgctttaaggGACTTTAGAGAGAAGTGTGATCAACAGTGCTTAAAGAAGCCTGCAGGAGAAAGGCAAAGGCACTGCAGGAAGTACaaggtacagaaaaaaagatgtagcATCTTATTAAAACTGGAACAGAAAGAAGGAATCTTAGATAAGTGTGTAACTCGAGGTGCTTCTGGCAAGGTAAGTGATGCAGTTCCTTGAAATACAGGCATCGCAAAGGTAACGTTGGATATATTTTTTCTCCGatagtttattaatttttaaaagggtgATTTGGTCATTCTGAACATACTACAACTGTGAGCCAAATTATCTGATGTACTTCTGTATTTTTGACAGATGGTGAGAGATGAGTATTGGACCTGTGATTCTTACTCACCCCAATCTCAAAAGTAGTGGGACCATAGCTTTTCTGTAGTAGGTTTTCTCCACAGCTGTGTTAACTTTCAGGATATGTATTATATACTGCTCCTGTGCAGCTCAAACAGGTGTCTGCCTGCTTGGCTCCTGTTTGATGCACCAGTTTGCTGCCTGAAACTGTTGCAGGCAGGCTCAGGCTGGCACAGACAGGACTCTGGCGGCTCACTTTCCCAGCTACAGTTGCACCTTTCTGCCTGCTCCGAGAGCTCTGCCCTGTCTGGTGGAAAGACGATCAGCCTGGCCTCCAGAGCTCTTCCTACAATCACTTCAGTTTTCTGTGGCAGCTCCAACCTTCTTGTCTCTGGcctgcagaagagaggaaaagctcaGAGCTGAAAGCTGGCAGGAGCTATAGCTTATAGCaggaggggggagaagcagaGTTTGTCCTCTCTGTCACAGACTGGCTGGGGTCTCCACTCATGGGTCCTAGAACTGAGCTTATCTGGCATCTGCCATGAACGTTTCCTTCAGGAAGGAGGCAGTTGGGTGTGCAACAGGGTCTCGAACAGTCATCTTTTTGAGAACTACCTGTCATGTCCAAAGACGCAGTCTGAACTCCTTCCTACCAGAGGCAAGGACTGTAAATGACTGGAAGTTTCAGGCTGTGCTGAAATTCTGCTATATTAGAATTAGCTGAATTCCCCCCTAGCCTCCACTGCTGTGCTCTGGCCCAGCTTGAACACAGTAAGTTGTTTGAGTATTGCTTCTTTAGATACCATAACTGCTAGAAAGTATTTTTGCAGTATTGAAAGCTGAAACAGTTTGAGGGTTTATAGCTCCGTTACCTCGTCTTGACTCCATCGTCACCACCTGACAGCTCTCTTCATTCCTTTATTCTCTTATGTAGATGGCTAGTGAACTTCttaaatattgtaatattttttgGATTATTATTCattgtggttttattttgctttatgtttgCAATTTTTGAAGTGGCATTGAACAGATCCCCCCCCCAGTCTTTGTAGGCTCTACACCTTTCCCTGTCTATGAAATAAATCTGTCTTAGATGATTATTCATTTAGAtaaatttgaagttttttctTACAAGTTTTTATTGACTGATGAGATGGCAGGAAAGGAGTAACTTCCAGACAGGCACTGACTTGCTCCATTGTATAAGAGAAGGATGAATGTTCAGAAGATTTCAAATAGCTGCACAGTGCATCCAGCTGCTCTGCATTtgtaaggacatttttctttgcCATAGCTGGCTTCATCTGTCTTACAATTTATGTGAAGTGAACAAGCTGTATCAAGCCTGTAGGCCTTGTTTAAAGAGCACAGAGATTTATGATGTATATTATTGAGATCAATGTAGCATGTGTATCACTGTTAGGTGAAGTTTACTTCAAGGTTTCTGTGAGCCTTGATTAGCACGAGGTTTATGCAAAGTATGTATTGAACAAGGTAGGGCTTCACGGCTCAGACTGTTTGTGCATATTATTGAGATTGCCATGCCCCAGAGACAATTCCTGACTCTTCAGCTCTGTTCATTGCAGATACTATCAGGAAGTACCTGGGGTTGAGAAAGTATGTTGATACTCTGCATACAAAGGAGTCAGACTAGAACCCTTTTGCAGCTGCTCTTTTGTCTTCTCCCTCACTTACTTTAGATGCCAGGATACAACAACATTATAAAAACCGTGTGGTGGCTCAGGGGAACAAATCTCACTGCCCTTGAGTGCCCAAGCAGGAGGTGGCTTGCCCTAGGAACACTTGTGATCTATGTCCATATATCACCTCCCTGCATCTGTGTGTGCAGCCACATAAGTGCAGGTCACAGTCATAGAATCTTTTAAGTCATGTCAGCCCTGTCTGCCTCCACTGACTGTCTGCAGTCTCGGTGTAAAGCCTTGACATTGACAACCATAACGTTTACCTTCCATGCTGTGCTTGATGATAATCAGACACAATTCTTAAAGCCTGTGCTATGCACAGGCAACCCTGTTGTCATGGGCAGCTGGGGATTAGGCAAGGTGCTGCAAAGCAATAGATTTGTGGGTTTGTCTTTACAAGTGACCAGGAGAAACAGTTCTCTCTCCAGCGGTAGTGGGAGCAGATGCTTGATCCTGACACGTGCTTACTGGTTTTGTGGTGCCTTGGGGATGGCAGGAGGGGACTGGGGACTGTTAAGTTGCCATCCCTCACTGGCTCAGGATCATCAGGGAATGCAGCAATGACCCTTTTTTCCTGGCACCCCAATCTACGTCAAGTGACAAAGGAGAAAGTCCTCTTGCCTCTGGACTTAGATGCAGTTGAGGCATCACTCTTCTGGGAGGTTTCACAGAGCCCCTGGGAATCTTGCTTCCCCTGCCTGAGTTCTCTTCATGTTGCGTATTTATCTCTTTGTCCCGTTACTTTCTTCCTGTTGTGCTGAACTCTAAGAAAATACTACACTGCTCACAGCATAATTGCAAAACATCAAGAATTTATTAATTTCCAAGTAGCGTAGAGTCTAAAGTTAGGAGCTGTCTTCATATTTCTTCATTCTCATTTTAAATCAAGCAAATCTATATACATGTTTTCAGACATCTGTATAAATTATGCAACCAAAGTCAGGGAGAGTTTCTTCTCCTGTTTACACACAGTATTTCCAGAAGCACTCGGAAAGATTCCCACGTTTCTTGTACTGTTTCCTGTCCTTGGTCAAGAAGCGGCCCAGCAAAGCAATTCGAGGATGGTTTCCATAGGAAGTCTGAAGTCAAACAGCATTAGAGAGGTTATTGTTGGATGGTAAATGTTTCCGGTGGGAAAGTACACTCTTCACTGCCCCAACTGGTCACCCAGCCCTGTGTGCCCTCTGATTTAGATGCACTAAAACTAGTCCCTGTCTTCTGTCTTTATATTTAATTCAGCAGACACGTGAACAGGAATGATGTTCTCCATTTACCTAATGGTTCATAACAAATCTGATAATACTGCGGAGCCTGTGTTGTAGTGGGTGAAAAAAATGACATGCAGCTAATGCTGGTTAATGTACTGGCCTGGCCTGGTGAAGCTGGAAATTTGCCTTTAtttagaaagctgtttttctgggggaaaaaagtggggGGGTTAGAACAAAATGCTCTGGAttacttgctctctttttttcttttttttcctcttttttttaaattttttttttctcccctgcttaTCTAACTGCTAGGTGATTCCAGCTTCAAGAGCAATGTGGCATACCTTAGTCTATACTGTTTATGAAGTCTGTGGATCTTAAATGATGTCTTGGTAACAATTCCACGTAGTTTAAAATGTGGagtcttatttttcttgtttcagtgaCAGATAGTCATTTACTCACCTCTTTGATATTTTCCCTTGGGTTGTAGCTGCTGGGGCTAAGACCTGGTAGAGGGGAGAcataatgaaatgttttactaTTTAGAAATCATGAACCTACGTGAGTCATTCTTGTGTGCCGTAATGCTATAGCCGGTAGAAGTCTTGAACTGGACTGTTCAGAGGACCAGACAGAAAACCCTTTTGCTGCAGCATGGCCTATTCTTCTTGTGGCACACAGTTCCAGCAGGATCTGGGACTCTGAAGATGCAAGCTGTACTGTCCTCTGCAGCAGGCATCTGTTATATCTGTTGCTCCCCAAACCATCTATAGCTATTGATTCTGCACTTTCTGCAAGTATTGATGTTTTTTAAGAGACTGTGCTACTTTGTTTTGTCTGCTAGTTCCTTCTAGGCCAATCTTTGCCTTGCCCCAGTTTTGCTATATGGAAGTTTTGCTAAGCTAATTTGGAGACTTTTCCAGCTAGTATTGACCTGTAAGTATGGCAGCTCAGCAGGTTTCCCCAAGATCCCAGTTAATTAATTGACAGCTGTCTGTTGCCTACACATAATGTTGTATTTCAGTAAAcacccaggagctggggcacagTATCTGTGGAAGCTGGACGTGCAAACCATGGGCACTCTCCCATAAATTGCTGTGGTAAATCCTCACCTGCTTTGTTGTCTTCAGTCAGTGTGCCCAAGAGCTCTGGCAGAAACTGAAGCAGGGACGTGCTTCCTAGGCTGCCCAACCGCTCCAAATTTAATCGTGAATCTTCATCAGCTGCAAATGGAAGATGACAGAAATAGGCATATGGTAAGAGTCTTTTGCTTTGAATCCCTGTTTCAGTCTGTCTCAGATAATTTCTGACCAGGTCTGTTGGCCCCACCTGTTGAATATTATCATGAAATCACCAATCATCCATCCTTATATAATGAATGTAATAGAGGATAGTTGtcggttgtgggttttttttccttccaaggcTCTGAGGAAAGGTACCTTCCTGATGTTAATCTCAGATTCTCATTTCTCTGGCAGATCTTTCATTAGGAAAGTTTTTTGACCAACAGCAGCCCCTCCCATTGCTTGGGGAACTCACAACCTAATCCTTCTGGTACCTAGCTGTAGACAACCCAGActtgtaataattattttttttttttagtccatttCTTTGTCAACTAGTTCCTGTGCTGGAGCTTTCCTATGAATAAAGACAAAACTTCCTGTTCAAGGCCTATTAACCTGATCAGTTTCCCAACtattaaatgcaataaaatggGGGGAAGGGCAGGAATGAATGTAGGAaatcttaaaacatattttggcAGCTATGCTTCTCAGTGCATTTCAATCATCTCTCTCATTTAATGTGCATACCAGTACAGATATTATTACTTTCTGAAACAACAGATTGCTGATACCTTGTGGAATTAATTTGTATGTGCATAGAGAATTTAGAATTCTGTAACTAGCCTGTGCCCCAAGGCAGGTTGCCAGCAGGAGCCCCTAGTGGTGTTATACTTGAGGTAAATAAGGCTTTTGTAATCTGAGCAGTAAATTTCATCTTTGCTAATATATAGCAGACATGCAAAATTGTGGGCAACAAGAGGGTGCTATTATCAGACTCTAGTTGTTTAGATGAATATTGTCTTGTAGTTGCACTTTTAGATGATACTGTGGAGTTTTAGTTGCTCTCACCTGCAGGGATGGGTGAGACTGTATAGCTCCTCAATAGGCAATATATAAGAAAATGAACTGCTGAAAATAATCCCCCAACATTTCAAAAACTTGGACCAAGATCAAGAACTCGAAGACCTTGGACATCCATGTTGTTAGTTTGTTCACTGTACAAAAGGACAATTGCAAAGGACAGTGGGGATTAAAGTATGACTCTGAATAAGAATACTGTAACTTCCCTATGCTATGCGGAAATAATTCATATCTCTAgccttgtattatttttttaatttggagcaGTGTTAACAGGTAAATTtgctttgagatttaaaaaaaaaccaaaacaaccctctTTAATACAGAGTTCTACTTCTATCTTACCCAGCCTAGAGACTCTTTATATTAGCAAGGAAGATTTAATAAACCTAATGGATGCCTTCAAACAAATACAGTAATTGTTAGAGCCAGCTTGTTCACTCTGTGATGCGAGAGATGTTATCCATACTGAGTCACGGTTGCCTGTAAATGCAAGTTACATAGTGGAAGGCTTGAGAAGATGCTGGCTTGGTGAGTccaagattttcaaagcaaactaGGGACTACTGATACCTATAAACCAGCACAACAGCTGTTGCACCTGCAAAGCAGGTAAGAACAGCCACTTTTTAATAGTCAGATTTATGCAATAACTTTGGGTTTGATTTGCCTGTTCTTTCAGAACTCATTTCAGAAACTCCTCCAGCACAGGACAGGTCTGATGACAGTAACCTTCCAGACTCTGTTGTGCATTTTTACTGAGCCATTTTTGTCTTGACTTACAGTATAATTTCAAATTTTGAGGACAGCTTTTTCAAGCAAACATTTATTCTTTCACTGAACTGAATGGAATCTGCATTAGTGCAAACAAAAAGCATGCTCAATACGTTGCTATTTTTGTAGTGTATGACAGACTTACCTGTTCTTGATCAAAGTAGGACTGCATAAATCTTTGCAGTAGGtttccccctttttaaatacaacttcagtTAAACATAGCTcatttttaaatgtagcaagAGGAGAGACCATACAGCCAAGTTTCTTTAAATTACTCAGTGCCTACTAATGCTGCTTCAAAGACAGACGCTGTATATGCAAGCTCGCATTCAGTACTAGAAGGCTCAGATACTTTTGTCTCCTGGATctcaaagcagcaggaagaaatatTTAGGGCACCCAGCCTCCCCATTGTACAAGACTAGCACCCACTGATGATGTCACTTGCGCTGCCAGTGTAATGAAGACATTCCTGCTTTTTCTACAGCTGATCAGCACAGATAAAGGCCCCTCAGAAAGCATACCTGCTTCTCTTCTGGTTTTACTGCTCCAGCCCTTGCTTTATGAACATTAAAATCAAAAGACTCTTACCTGAGAGTTGATAAGACATCTCACTGGCATTGGTGATGGGGAGAGACAAGAGAGGACAGGAGAAGCTGATGATAATGAGACAGCAGAATACCAGCTTATGCATCGTTGCTGTGTTGAATATATTTTGTCTTTGTCTATGCCTGTAACTCAGAACTCCTGTCTGACTGTTGCCTCTGCTCCCCGTTTCACCCGTTATATAGCTGCTCATGACCTCATAAATATCATCATGTTCTCTccccccttcaaaaaaaaaaatccaatgaatTTATTGCCCATTGATTCTAAATGGAAACCACTTTGCATTGATGTAATTTTTCAAGGTAACAGTTCATAGACAATAAATTTACTGTCTTATAGCTTGGTGTACAAAATGGATATTATATCAAACCAAGCACAGTAAAGTTTATAaatctggcattaaaaaaaaaaagtaacttccaGTTATAAATCATGAGTTAACAAAACGGTCAGACGTTGGTTGAAATGACCAGGGCAATAAGACAGCTGATTTATGAGCCTTAGCAGGCTTGACGCAAAGCATCTGAtatgaaatgcactttttttcccttttgtgagaTGGATGGATGTGTTGTGTTGTATTTGGGGTTCTTGTGccagaaaaagtaaaagagaagggGAGTTAAAACATCTAGTTAATTTACAAAGAGAAAGTTAggggagttaatttttttttttcttgtagcattTCACATGTATTTATTTGAGAAGACCTCATCCAGTGTTGCCCGAGAGAATTGTCTTGGCAGAGAAAGTACAGCGTCCATCTGGAGACTGGCTTGATACATATAAACTACTTTGGTTGATATTAAACGCAGGTCCCTCACTAGACTGGAGACCCTTTTCCATTTCACTATCTTCTCTTTCCCTCAGTTGGAACTAACTACTTAATTCTCTGTGTGCTAGCTaggttttttccctgtttgccttttgcttttatttaatgctAACACAATAGTTGCCATATGTAATCTCATAACTTTAGTCTTTATTTCCCTCCATCTAGCATATTTTGTCTTCTCTACttacaatttcatttttcatatcaaGGAGCAAGAACTGATTGGACTTGTCCCTCATCTTTGTTCTCTGTTAAGCATCATATCCAACTGTATAGagccttgaaaataaaaaaagtttatgacaatttcctttcctttaggTGGTGAGAAGATTATGCCTGTTCAGGTTCATAATAAATTGAGGTTGggtaattttctttcctgcctctcTAATCAAATGTTTGTCCTTCAAATGCTCTTCAAAATACTATGAAATCCACCTAATGTTACTAAAGTTCTTTCCCTACGCTGAAATGGTGTGAAATTGCCTGATAATTGTAAGTTGCAAAAGGAGTGAACTTATCTGCTTCCTTTTTGggtgttccttccttccttttgggTGTCAGTCACTTCTCCCAAGTAACtggcgataggacgagaggaaatggcctcaagttgcaccaagggaggtttagattggatattaggaaaagtttctttaccgaaagggtggtcaagcattggaacaggctgcccagagaggtggtggagtcaccatccttggaggagttcaaaaaacgtgtagatgtggcacttcgggacatggtttagtaggcatggaggtgttgggttgacggttggactagatgatcttagaggtcttttccacccttactgattctatgattctatgattctatgatttttcctttattaacaTGTCCTGTTGaagattaatttttatattataaattcTGTGGCTCCTAGGACTAATATCAAATTAGCTACATCAGTCATATAGAACAGATGTGTTTCTGCTGCAGGTCTAGTTCAAAGAAAGCGTGCCCCACAGGTGAGTCCCCACATGATTAACAGGTTGTCCAGAAAAGCTGTGGActctgaatcacagaatggttgaggtcaGAAGGCACCTCTGGAAATCAGCTAATCTAACctccctctgctcaaagcagggtcagccagagcagtTTGTCCAGGAGTGTGTCCAGTCAGGCTTGAATACCTTCAAGGATGGAATGGGACAGAATTTCAAAACTACGCTTGACAAGGCTCTGAGCATCCCCATATAAGTTAAAATGGTGTGCCTTGAGTGCAGAGGTGGGGAGTGGGAGAGGTGAGAGAGGACCTTCAGAagtccttccaacctaaactttTCTATCATCCTGTGTGTACAGAGAGGTCTAGTTATACAACACATGCTGCAGGTGTCTGAACTACAAATCCTGTTTCTCTGGACTTCTCTTTGCTGAAGTGAGTGGTTATGACAAAAGAATTTCTCTACAGAATTAACCTAATGCATTTTATATGCCTCTTTCCCTGTGCTTCCCTATGAGAGAAGTAAGTAGCTAGAGAGGAATTCTCTCTCCTCATCTGAGTCATGCAACTCTTCGTTCCAAAACTGCAGACAGTAATTCGGTCTGATTTGATGCATGATCTCACTGTTGGTGCTGGATGCTCTGTACAAATGCTTCTCCTTCAGTGAACTATCAATGACAATGGCATTATCAATATTCTCTCTGAGCATCCTCCAAGGAAAGCTAATGAAGCACTCTTCACGAGCAACTTGTGTCCTTTGTCTTCTCTCAAGGAACACTCAGCCTCTTAGAGCCATCATGAAGTGCGTCATGTGGAAGTTGGGCAATTTGCCCGCAGCTTATTGCCTTTACTCAGATTTGAAGTTGTCACTTAGACACTCTTTCCTCTACCAAAATGTCAAAGGCATTTTCCTCAGGGGACAGTGCATACGTCATCatgcaaagcaaagaaacagcTCATCCTAAACAAAGGTACAAAACCCTGGATACAAGGGTGAGGGAAGTAAATGTGAATGGCACTTTGAAAACTTGGAAATCGATTTGcaagaaacttaatttttatcAAAACTACTATTTTGtggaaaaactttttaaagttcttatttATGCTAATAGACTTTTTCAAGTGCTTCAGTTTAAAATAACAAGGCAGCAGTAGTCCAGACAAATTACTGAGCAAACTCTGAATAGTAAGTATATGTTACCCTATCATAAAGGATTATGCTTAATTATCAGAAGAAACAACTATTCTTGATTTAAAATGATGGCTCATGAAGAATAAGTTGCTAATGAAGtcaagaaaactttaaaaaaaaaaaaaaaaggacacaacaaaaccaactaaaaacaccccccaaaatTATCCACCTTCTGAGTAAAATTGTAAGGATGAAATCTAATTTGTAACGCAAACGTTCTTTCCCCTGTTTTAAAGTGCTTTATGATAAGTAAACATGAGTTGTTATTTTAATCAAGTATTGTGACAGTTGGCAAAAGCAGGAGTTTCAGAGAAGACGTGATTTAGCAGTAGCATTTGTATGAGAGACTTTTTCCTAGGATATAACTTTTGGTGTAACTTTTTGGTTTGAATTTACTTTGCATGAAGAGAGATGTGCAGTAGAATGTTTTTGTATTGACGCTGTAATTGCAGGTGAGCTTATTATTATATAAATGTCTAGCTCTTCCTTGAATTTTACTAGAATGTTTAACTTTGCTTCAATGAGTTATACATGTTGGCTGATGTGAGAGAAAAGATATTTGTAGTGTTGTTTACTTCCCTGCTGGGGTCTAGCATATCATTTAGGGGTTTTGGagtttttgctttgctgttactGCTGGTTTAGCAGATATTTGTCCCCATTAACATCTAAGAAGTTAACTTTAActcaaaatttctcattttagCTCATTATTCAGCTTTGTAACATGATTATTAGATCTATTTTGCATACTGAAATAGTTGCCTTGTGAGATCATATGTGCaataaggtttttttcctgccactaGCTTGCATTGCCTTATGCATAACTCTGCATTTTAGAGTGTACTGAAAATAGCCTGTTGGGAGACTCAGTGGATCAAAGGGAAAAAACTAACCATAACTTGGGCACTTGCTGTTAACTTCCTTTTTTGAAGATGCTTCTTCTGCCCACTGCGTGCGAACTGTAATGTAGTGCATGTGGTGTACGTTCTGCATAACCAAATAGCACTATAAGGTGTATTTGGGTACGCACAGTAGTATTTCTATCTTCTGAATTTCTCTCAAAGTTATGTAAGATCTCCGAGAGGTTCTCACCTAGGTTTTCGTGTTCTGTGGTGGGCTGAAGGTGCATAAGTGAGTATGTGTACTTAACTGAACATACACCTCTGTGTAAATGAAGATGGCAGGTCCGTAGGCCtttctgaagatattttattttgctacagAATTGGCAAGTGGTCTAAAAATTCTCTAGTACAGGATCACAGCTGCCAAAACATTGCTCCTTTGTAGTATAGTTTCCACcagttggaggggaaaaaaccctcttgaTTTTTGGCCCTGCTGGGCTGGCACACTGTAGTTTGGGTATATTCTCCCAGTGAAGCTTGACAAACTGGTCCTTAATT contains the following coding sequences:
- the UTS2 gene encoding urotensin-2, with translation MHKLVFCCLIIISFSCPLLSLPITNASEMSYQLSADEDSRLNLERLGSLGSTSLLQFLPELLGTLTEDNKAGLSPSSYNPRENIKETSYGNHPRIALLGRFLTKDRKQYKKRGNLSECFWKYCV